Proteins encoded within one genomic window of Cucumis sativus cultivar 9930 chromosome 3, Cucumber_9930_V3, whole genome shotgun sequence:
- the LOC101203216 gene encoding probable L-type lectin-domain containing receptor kinase S.5 → MRCCKAIIRILLFFATFFRCTINPTLCFDFDFPFFDDDSDTELILSNNVRIFDRALRVTPDIGGASVSNEYGRAVYKRPFKLKNNGKVNSFATSFEFDVSPQTLPEGGEGLAFILTAEPSPPASSYGQWLGIVNASTNGTSNAKIVAIEFDTRKNFPQDIDSNHVGLNVNSVYSIAQQPLLGFGVNLSSANFLYGTIVFDGNNVSIYVTTSIFKEDQLKNLVIFQPLDLSILPDDIFVGFSASTGNYTQLNGVKSWKFFSEDSRQGKETPAWVWLIVAGVGCGVALAFFVWVQRPRVNHLEEPYGSDIEHQLQLLSIAPRAKKFEFRELQKITDNFDPKNMLGKGGFGTVYKGNLLDKEVAIKRISKDSRQGKQEFIAEVATIGSLHHKNLVKLTGWCYEERDLLLIYEYMPNGSLDKLIFGYSEMNGMDPAPNWETRRNIIYGVAEALNYLHNECEKTVLHRDIKASNVMLDSKFEAKLGDFGLARTICRTEQTHHSTRAIAGTPGYMAPEILLTSRATRETDVYSFGVLILEVICGRRPGNPSELGGYNGSLAHWAWEFHREGKIVEVVDERIEGQFVKEEIEFPLILGIACCQPNPIQRPTMKIALQVLKGEANPPILPNEWPSFVWPPIPPSFKGDANNLPEEAPLTLTELTGR, encoded by the coding sequence ATGAGATGTTGTAAAGCAATAATTAGGATTCTCCTGTTCTTTGCCACCTTCTTCAGATGCACCATCAACCCCACACTTTGCTTCGATTTTGACTTCCCATTCTTCGATGACGATAGTGATACTGAGCTCATTCTGAGTAACAATGTTCGCATCTTCGACCGCGCACTTCGAGTGACGCCAGACATAGGAGGAGCTTCGGTCTCCAATGAATATGGAAGGGCTGTTTACAAAAGGCCATTCAAGCTGAAAAACAATGGTAAAGTCAATTCTTTTGCCACCAGCTTCGAGTTTGACGTCAGCCCACAAACGTTGCCTGAGGGTGGTGAAGGGCTGGCGTTCATACTCACTGCGGAACCTTCTCCTCCTGCCAGCAGCTATGGACAGTGGCTGGGGATTGTCAACGCCTCAACTAATGGAACGTCGAATGCGAAAATAGTGGCTATCGAATTTGACACAAGGAAGAACTTCCCACAAGACATTGATAGCAACCACGTGGGCTTAAACGTAAACAGTGTCTACTCCATTGCTCAACAGCCATTACTGGGGTTTGGCGTTAATCTTTCATCCGCCAACTTTCTTTATGGGACTATCGTATTTGATGGGAACAACGTTTCTATCTATGTTACCACGTCCATCTTCAAAGAGGACCAACTAAAAAATCTCGTCATTTTTCAACCCTTGGACCTCTCCATCCTCCCAGACGACATTTTCGTGGGCTTCTCAGCTTCAACAGGCAATTATACGCAGTTGAATGGTGTGAAATCGTGGAAGTTCTTCAGCGAAGATTCTCGCCAAGGAAAAGAAACTCCAGCCTGGGTTTGGCTCATAGTAGCCGGAGTCGGATGTGGGGTTGCCCTTGCCTTCTTTGTCTGGGTGCAGAGACCTCGAGTGAATCATTTGGAGGAGCCATACGGATCAGACATAGAACATCAGCTTCAACTTTTATCCATAGCCCCACGAGccaaaaagtttgaattcaGAGAACTCCAGAAGATAACAGACAATTTTGATCCTAAGAACATGCTTGGAAAAGGTGGTTTTGGAACCGTTTACAAAGGAAACTTGCTGGATAAAGAGGTAGCAATCAAGAGAATCTCAAAGGATTCACGTCAAGGGAAGCAAGAGTTCATTGCAGAAGTGGCTACTATTGGTAGCCTACATCACAAAAACCTCGTAAAGCTAACCGGATGGTGCTATGAGGAAAGAGATCTTCTGCTCATATACGAGTACATGCCTAATGGCAGCTTGGACAAGTTGATATTTGGCTACAGTGAGATGAATGGAATGGATCCTGCACCAAACTGGGAAACTAGACGAAACATAATCTATGGGGTGGCAGAGGCTTTGAATTATCTTCACAATGAATGTGAGAAAACAGTCCTCCATCGAGATATAAAGGCATCCAATGTGATGTTagactcaaaatttgaagcCAAGTTGGGAGATTTCGGATTGGCTCGAACAATATGTCGAACCGAACAGACCCATCACTCAACAAGAGCGATAGCAGGAACACCAGGATACATGGCTCCAGAGATTTTGCTAACTAGTAGAGCTACGAGAGAAACAGACGTATATTCCTTTGGAGTTCTTATTCTCGAAGTTATATGCGGAAGAAGGCCTGGGAATCCATCTGAGCTTGGTGGCTACAACGGCAGTCTCGCGCACTGGGCATGGGAGTTTCACAGGGAAGGGAAAATTGTTGAAGTTGTGGATGAGAGAATTGAAGGACAATTCGTTAAGGAAGAAATAGAGTTTCCATTAATTCTGGGGATAGCTTGTTGTCAACCTAACCCCATCCAAAGGCCCACCATGAAAATTGCTTTGCAGGTGCTCAAAGGGGAAGCAAACCCACCAATTTTACCAAATGAGTGGCCTTCATTTGTGTGGCCTCCCATACCCCCATCATTCAAAGGAGACGCAAACAACTTACCGGAAGAAGCCCCGCTTACTCTAACAGAACTTACTGGAAGATGA